A segment of the Niveibacterium umoris genome:
ACGTCCTTCACCCGCTCACCCAGCGCGGTCTTCAGCTTCTCGACCACGTCCTTGAAATCACCCGCTTCGGCTTCGGCGGCTTTCTTCTCGGCCTCGTCTTCGAGCGTACCCAGATCCAGATCACCGCGGGCAACTGACACCACCTGCTTGCCTTCGAACTCGTGCAGGTGGCTCACCAGCCATTCATCCACGCGCTCGGCCAGCAGCAGCACCTCGACGCCCTTCTTGCGGAAGATCTCCAGGTGCGGGCTGTTCTTCGCGGCGGTGAAGGTATCGGCCGTGACGTAGTAGATCTTGTCCTGGCCTTCCTTCATGCGCGCGACGTAGTCGGTCAGCGACACCGTCTGCTCCGGCGTGTCGGCATGGGTTGTCGCAAAACGCAGCAGTTTGGCGATACGCTCCTTGTTGGCGAAGTCCTCGCCCACGCCTTCCTTCAGCACCTTGCCGAACTCGCCCCAGAACTTGGCGTACTTGTCCTTGTCGTTCTCGGCCAGATCTTCGAGCAGCGACAGCACCTTCTTCGCGCAACCGGCGCGGATGGTGTCGATATCCTTGCTTTCCTGAAGGATCTCGCGCGAGACGTTCAGCGGCAGGTCGTTCGAATCGACCACCCCGCGCACGAAGCGCAGGTAGAACGGCAGCAGCTTCTCGGCGTCGTCCATGATGAAAACGCGGCGCACGTAGAGCTTGAGGCCGTGCTTTACATTGCGATCCCACATGTCGAACGGTGCATGGCTCGGTACGTAGAGCAACTGGGTGTACTCGTGGCGGCCTTCCACCTTGGCATGCGACCAGGCCAGCGGTTCTTCATGGTCGTGCGCGACGTGCTTGAAGAACTCCTTGTACTGCTCGTCGGTGATATCGGACTTCGAACGGGCCCACAGCGCCGAGGCCTGGTTGACCGTCTCTTCCTCATCACGCAGGACCTGCTCGCCCTTCTCCTGGTCCCACTCTTCCTTGCGCATGCGGATCGGTTGCGCGATGTGGTCGGAGTACTTGCGGATGATCGAACGCAGGCGCCAGCCAGACAGCAGATCGTCCTGATCCGCGCGCAGGTGCAGGATGATTTCGGTGCCACGCGCTTCACGCTCGATCGGCTCGATCGTGTACGCGCCGGCGGTATCGCCGGTCATCGAGCATTCCCACTTCACCGCCTCATTGGCCGGCAGGCCGGCGCGGCGGGTCAGCACCGTCACTTTGTCCGCCACGATGAAGGCCGAGTAGAAGCCGACGCCGAACTGGCCGATCAGGTGAGCGTCTTTCTGCTGGTCGCCGGTCAGACGGGAGAAGAACTCCTTGGTGCCCGATTTGGCGATCGTGCCAAGGTGAGCGATCACCTCTTCACGGCTCATGCCGATGCCGTTGTCGGAAATCGTCAGCGTCCGCGCGGCCTTGTCGAAGCCCACGCCAATCGCCAGCTCGCCAGCGCCTTCCAGCAGATGCGGGTGATCCAGCGCCTCGAAGCGTAGCTTGTCGCACGCGTCCGACGCGTTGGAGATCAGCTCGCGCAGGAAGATCTCGCGATTTGAATAGAGGGAATGAATCATCAGGTGCAGCAGCTGCTTCACCTCCGCCTGGAAGTTAAGGGTCTCCCCCTTGGGTGCCGCTGCGGTCTGTGCCTCACTCATGGATTTCTCCTGTGTCTCGATTAACATGCCGCATATGTGTCCGACCCAGCACATTTTCAAGCGTGGCCGATAACCGCCCAAAGGCATCCGACAGCGCACTGGCGGACGAGGTGCTTGTGCCGCCGCGCCGTCCCCGCAGCCTGCGCCGTGTCGCCATTGCGATTGTCGGTACCTATGTGCTGCTCGCCACGCTGATCATCGGCGGTACTGCCACCCTGATTGCCCGCGACCGGGCGCAGGAATTGAGGCGAGCAGAGGCGGAACTCGGCAGTCTCGCCCGGGCACTGGAAGAGCATGTCGCGCGCAGCTTCGGCCAGATGGACACCGTGCTCGACGCGCTCGGCAAGCAGGTCGGCGAAAACGGCGGCCCGGAGCGATTCGGCGAACGGGCAATGCATGACCTGACGAGCGAATGGCTGTTGCGAGTGCCGCAGGCTGCGATGATCATGTCTTACGACGCCGATGGTGCGCTGTTCTCGGCCACCTACAAGTACCCGCTCACCGCCCGTGACCGACTGCCGGACGCGACAAAGCACAAGCTCGCGACGGGCGGCAACGTGCCGATGCGTATCGACCTGCCACGGCGCGCGCCGGATTCGGAGCGCTGGATCATTCCCCTGACGCGGCGCATCAATCACTTCGACGGCAGCCTGGCCGGTTACCTTACCGCCGCCTTGAGCACCAGTTTCTTCGAGTACTTCTATCAGGACATCCGCCTGACCAGCGACGACGCGATCAGCGTTCTGACCAGCGATGGCACCTTGCTGATCCGTTATCCGAGCAACGAAAAACAGATTGGCGCCGACTTTTCCCGCAATCCGGCGCTGTTGAGGCCGACAACGCATGCCACGCGCTTTGCCGAACGCGTATCGTGGATCGACGGTCGCACTCGGATCATCGCTGCGCGCGGGCTCGACAACTATCCGCTGATCGTGCAGGTCAGCCGCCCCCGCGAAACGGCGTTGCGCAACTTCTACGCAAACACCGAGCGCATCGTCTGGGGCATCACCATGCTATGCGGCCTGCTCGCCGCGCTGGCCTGGGTCGTGTTCGAAGACGTACGGCGTCGCGAGCGCGCACGGCGCACCCTGCAGCGCCTCGCGCAATCGCTTGAAGTTCGGGTCAAGGAACGCACGGCTGAACTGGAGAATTCAAACCGCGAACTGCTTGCGTTCAGCTATTCGGTATCGCATGACTTGCGTGCGCCGCTGCGTGCCATCAATGGTTTCTCGCATGCGCTGCTCGAGGACTACGCCGACAAATTCGACGGTACCGGCCGCGACTACCTGGTGCGGGTGGCGCGGGCGAGCGTACGGATGGGCGAACTGATCGACGAGCTACTGAAGCTCGCCAATGTCGCCCGTCAACCACTGGACGTCCGCACGGTGGATTTGAGCGCCTTGGCCTCCGACATTGCTGCCGACCTGCAAGCGGCCGCGCCGGACCGCCAGGCTAGTTTCAACATTCAGCCCGCGATGCTGGTCGATGCCGACGAGCCCTTGCTGCGAAACGTTGTCGGCAACCTGCTCGACAACGCCTGGAAATTCACCCGCCAACGCGAGTCCGCCCAGATCCGGATATCGCTCAGCGATCAGGAGAACGCGCAGTTGATCGAGATCGCCGATAACGGCGTCGGTTTCGACATGGTGTACGCTGGCCGCCTCTTTCAGCCCTTCCAGCAACTGCATTCGGGACAAGGCTACGCCGGCACCGGAATCGGTCTCGCCTCCGCGCGCCGCATCATCGAACGACACGGCGGCAAAATCTGGGCGGAGTCCGCGCCCGGGGAAGGCACCACGGTAGCGTTTCTATTACCACGCCGGGCCGCGGTGGTCCGCAAGCGCCGCAGCGCGCATCACTCGTAACGCACTTCCACGATTTCGATCTCGCGCAGCCCGGCCGGGCTGGCGAACCGCACACAGTCACCCTCTCGCGCTTTCAGGATGGCTCTGGCAATCGGCGCAATCCACGATACCCGCCCGCTGCTCGCATCGGCTTCGTCGACGCCGACGATCTGGAAGGTCTGCGTTTCGTCGCCATCCACGTCACACACCGTGACCGTCGCGCCAAAGAAGACTTGCTCAGCGTTCTCCTGATCCGACGGATCGACGACGGTGGCACTCTCGAGTCGTTTGATCAGGAAGCGGATACGGCGGTCGATTTCCCGCAGGCGCTTCTTGCCGTAGATGTAGTCGCCGTTCTCCGAACGATCACCATTCGAAGCCGCCCATGACACGACCTGGACGACTTCGGGGCGCGTGACCTTGATCAGCGTCTCAAGTTCGGCTTTCAAGGTCGTGTAGCCGCGCCGCGTCATGTAATTGCGGGTGCCGGCCGGCAGGGCAAGGCCCGGCGGTGTGCCGTCGTCCTCGTCCTGATCGGTTTCCTTGGTAAACGCCTTGTTCATGGAAGATTCGCGCCAAGCTGAAGGCCGCGGATTCTACCAATCAGCGCGGGAAAATCAGTGGCGCACCGCCGGATGCACAATCAGCGCATCGAAATGCTCGATGAAGTCGGCGATCGATTCGCCATCCTCGTCGTCGAATTCGATCGCTTCGGCCAGTTCGCGCTTGAAGCGCTCGGCCGCGGCGTCGGTCATGAAGACGCCCCGCCCTTTGCGCTTGTCGATGACCTCGATCCCGTTCAGCGTTGGGTACGCCACGACATACAAGAACGGATTGTTGAACATAACGTGCATGGCCGCCTCCTCCGGTGAAGCACGGGGCAAACAGCCCCCGAGCACCTGCATGGTGGAACTACCCCCGATTCAACCCCGCACTGCACGCCGGTTGTCATTTGATCCGGCGACTAATACGATTCTCCTTGGGTGGACTAACGGCACGCGAGATCGTTCCTGAAGTGTCCGGTCGACCCAGGGAGGCTTATCGATAATGGCGCGCCGACCCGAGGCGTCTGCATTGATCGGGCTGAGACAACGCAAGGCTCTGACTGTGGTGCTATGAACGACACCTTCGACAGCGTCACCAGCCTGCGTGCGCGGCTGGACGCACTGTTAGCCGAGCATCGCGACCTCGACGAGGCCATATCCAGACTCGTTGAATTGCCGCCTACCGACGATCTCCTCATCCGCCGGCTCAAGAAGCGCAAGTTGTTCGTCAAGGATCGCATCCTGATGATCGAACGCATGATCGAGCCAGACGTCCCCGCGTGAATCGCGCACCCCGCACGACAGCATCGACCAGCAGGCACCACCGGTTCGCCGGGGGGCAGCTCCACTTTGCCATGCGGCTGCACTGTTCTGATTTCGATCACCCGCCGTAGTACCTTCCGCGTTGTTCCGAGGCAGGCAAAACATAAGAATCCATACGGAGGAGACATGCCCGAGCAAGAGAGCGAACCCCAGCAGGAGACGCCGCGCCCCAGCACGGATATCCGGATCGAAGAAACCCAGACGCTGATACCGAAGCTGCGCAGGGTGCATATCGGCGCAGCCTTTGTCTGGCTCGGCCGCGGTG
Coding sequences within it:
- the htpG gene encoding molecular chaperone HtpG; protein product: MSEAQTAAAPKGETLNFQAEVKQLLHLMIHSLYSNREIFLRELISNASDACDKLRFEALDHPHLLEGAGELAIGVGFDKAARTLTISDNGIGMSREEVIAHLGTIAKSGTKEFFSRLTGDQQKDAHLIGQFGVGFYSAFIVADKVTVLTRRAGLPANEAVKWECSMTGDTAGAYTIEPIEREARGTEIILHLRADQDDLLSGWRLRSIIRKYSDHIAQPIRMRKEEWDQEKGEQVLRDEEETVNQASALWARSKSDITDEQYKEFFKHVAHDHEEPLAWSHAKVEGRHEYTQLLYVPSHAPFDMWDRNVKHGLKLYVRRVFIMDDAEKLLPFYLRFVRGVVDSNDLPLNVSREILQESKDIDTIRAGCAKKVLSLLEDLAENDKDKYAKFWGEFGKVLKEGVGEDFANKERIAKLLRFATTHADTPEQTVSLTDYVARMKEGQDKIYYVTADTFTAAKNSPHLEIFRKKGVEVLLLAERVDEWLVSHLHEFEGKQVVSVARGDLDLGTLEDEAEKKAAEAEAGDFKDVVEKLKTALGERVKDVRITHRLTDSPACVVADEHEMGTNLARLLKAAGQDVPSSKPILEVNPKHQVLLKLKAGTDRFDDWASVLLDQALLAEGGTLEDPAGFVKRINQLMLG
- a CDS encoding ATP-binding protein codes for the protein MADNRPKASDSALADEVLVPPRRPRSLRRVAIAIVGTYVLLATLIIGGTATLIARDRAQELRRAEAELGSLARALEEHVARSFGQMDTVLDALGKQVGENGGPERFGERAMHDLTSEWLLRVPQAAMIMSYDADGALFSATYKYPLTARDRLPDATKHKLATGGNVPMRIDLPRRAPDSERWIIPLTRRINHFDGSLAGYLTAALSTSFFEYFYQDIRLTSDDAISVLTSDGTLLIRYPSNEKQIGADFSRNPALLRPTTHATRFAERVSWIDGRTRIIAARGLDNYPLIVQVSRPRETALRNFYANTERIVWGITMLCGLLAALAWVVFEDVRRRERARRTLQRLAQSLEVRVKERTAELENSNRELLAFSYSVSHDLRAPLRAINGFSHALLEDYADKFDGTGRDYLVRVARASVRMGELIDELLKLANVARQPLDVRTVDLSALASDIAADLQAAAPDRQASFNIQPAMLVDADEPLLRNVVGNLLDNAWKFTRQRESAQIRISLSDQENAQLIEIADNGVGFDMVYAGRLFQPFQQLHSGQGYAGTGIGLASARRIIERHGGKIWAESAPGEGTTVAFLLPRRAAVVRKRRSAHHS
- the greB gene encoding transcription elongation factor GreB; the protein is MNKAFTKETDQDEDDGTPPGLALPAGTRNYMTRRGYTTLKAELETLIKVTRPEVVQVVSWAASNGDRSENGDYIYGKKRLREIDRRIRFLIKRLESATVVDPSDQENAEQVFFGATVTVCDVDGDETQTFQIVGVDEADASSGRVSWIAPIARAILKAREGDCVRFASPAGLREIEIVEVRYE
- a CDS encoding DUF3567 family protein, producing the protein MQVLGGCLPRASPEEAAMHVMFNNPFLYVVAYPTLNGIEVIDKRKGRGVFMTDAAAERFKRELAEAIEFDDEDGESIADFIEHFDALIVHPAVRH
- a CDS encoding YdcH family protein, whose amino-acid sequence is MNDTFDSVTSLRARLDALLAEHRDLDEAISRLVELPPTDDLLIRRLKKRKLFVKDRILMIERMIEPDVPA